The proteins below come from a single Malus domestica chromosome 03, GDT2T_hap1 genomic window:
- the LOC103412576 gene encoding pentatricopeptide repeat-containing protein At5g55840 produces the protein MLSSTARPKQFALGSHAVSKLRAFHAFSQKNPNPNLGADGAKSITRENPQASGSEMEKSIYAILTIDRWVSLNHMEYRMASLRPVHGKLALKFLNWVIEQSGLELNHLTHILSVTTHILVRARMYDSAKSVLGHLLQMNFGPKSVFSALMDTYPLCNSNPSVFDLLIRVYLREGMAGCAVEASYLMGLRGFRPSTCTCNMILALLAKDQKVASVWSFFKEMLAQKVCPDVATFNILIGVLCAEGKLKRASYLLRKMEKSGYAPNTVTYNTLLNWYCKKGRYKAAFELIDHMGSKGIEADVCTYNMLIGDLCRNNRSAKSYLLLKKMRRKKLSPNEVTYNTLISGFVKEGKIDVATRVFDEMSRFNLSPNSVTFNALINGLSQNGKLEEAFRLFDMMEATGIRPTEVSYGALLNGLCKHAKFDLARSVIEKLRMDGIAVSCIMYTEIMDGLCKNGLLDEAMKFFNMMVQDGVNPDIVAFSVLINGLCKAGKMKHVKEMVCKIYKAGLSPNRIIYSTLIYNSCKKGNIAEACNIYAAMNCTGHGADHFTCNLLIGSLCEAGKLGVAEDFMRHMSSIGLDPNSVTFDCLINGYGSMGNGLKAFSIFDEMIKSGHHPSPFTYGSILKGLCKGGNLGEAKKFLKKLHGIPYAVDTVVYNTILHETCKSGNLHEAVSLLDEMVENNVLPDNYTYGSLLAGLCWKGKIVAAILLFGKVMEKVTLSQSATMYTCLVDGLFKTGQSKAASYLFEEMENKGLYSDTIACNVMIDGYSRMGKMTKAKELFSTMGSQRLPPNLDTYNILLHGYSKNRDLLTCSGLYKKMIRAGLYPDKMTFHSLIQGLCESGMLDIGRKMLNKMIMEGAAADQLTFNMLIRKFSETGKVGKACDLVGVMDMLGVSANIETHGAILNGLFRCSNFQASCVLLYEMLAKGFTPEHTHYITLINGMCRVGDIQGAFELKDQMGALGVTSRDIAESAMVRGLAKCGKIEDAMLVFDHMLRMKLIPTTATFTTLMHMFCKEANLEEALKLRGVMERCGLKLDVPVFNVLISGLCANGDVVAAFALYKEMKQRGLLPNVTTYTLLVGAVSAENNLIEGEQLLEDLCERGLISGNWDGNALTLHEVLMIAMQKLNSLRRIKGTNTKTCSEST, from the coding sequence GGAAAGCTGGCTTTGAAGTTTCTAAATTGGGTCATCGAACAATCTGGTTTGGAACTCAACCATTTGACTCATATACTTTCTGTCACAACCCATATACTTGTTCGAGCTAGAATGTATGATTCTGCCAAATCAGTTTTGGGTCATTTGTTGCAAATGAATTTTGGCCCGAAATCTGTTTTCAGTGCTCTAATGGACACCTACCCGCTTTGCAATTCAAACCCTTCGGTTTTTGACCTTCTAATTAGAGTATATTTGAGGGAAGGAATGGCTGGTTGTGCTGTAGAGGCTTCGTATTTGATGGGTTTGAGGGGATTTAGACCGTCTACTTGTACTTGTAATATGATCCTAGCTTTGTTGGCAAAGGACCAGAAAGTGGCATCAGTATGGTCTTTTTTCAAAGAAATGCTTGCTCAGAAGGTATGCCCTGATGTTGCTACTTTTAATATATTGATTGGTGTTTTATGTGCGGAAGGGAAGCTTAAGAGAGCTAGttatcttttgagaaagatGGAAAAGAGTGGCTATGCTCCGAACACTGTTACTTATAACACTTTGCTCAATTGGTACTGCAAAAAGGGGAGGTATAAAGCAGCCTTTGAGCTTATTGATCATATGGGTTCAAAGGGTATAGAAGCAGATGTGTGTACATATAACATGCTTATTGGCGATTTATGTAGAAATAATAGAAGTGCAAAAAGTTATCTGCtgttgaagaaaatgagaaggaagaagttATCTCCAAACGAGGTTACTTACAATACTCTTATTAGCGGGTTTGTTAAGGAGGGGAAAATTGATGTTGCTACCAGGGTTTTTGACGAGATGTCTAGGTTTAATCTATCACCAAATTCTGTTACTTTCAATGCTTTGATTAATGGCCTCTCTCAAAATGGTAAGCTTGAAGAAGCTTTCAGACTTTTCGACATGATGGAAGCAACGGGAATAAGACCTACTGAAGTCAGCTATGGGGCTCTTTTGAATGGGCTGTGTAAGCATGCCAAGTTTGATTTAGCAAGAAGTGTTATTGAGAAATTGCGGATGGATGGGATTGCTGTTAGTTGTATTATGTATACAGAGATCATGGATGGGTTATGCAAAAATGGGTTGCTTGATGAAGCTATGAAATTCTTTAATATGATGGTCCAGGATGGTGTGAATCCCGATATTGTAGCATTTTCAGTGCTCATAAATGGACTTTGCAAAGCTGGGAAGATGAAACATGTGAAGGAGATGGTATGTAAAATCTATAAAGCTGGCCTTTCACCGAATAGAATAATATATTCTACTTTAATCTATAACTCTTGCAAGAAGGGTAACATAGCGGAAGCATGTAACATTTATGCAGCTATGAACTGCACTGGTCATGGTGCTGACCATTTCACATGTAATCTATTGATTGGTTCCCTTTGTGAAGCTGGAAAGCTGGGAGTGGCAGAAGATTTCATGCGTCATATGAGCAGTATCGGTCTTGATCCCAATTCTGTTACTTTCGATTGTCTAATAAATGGCTACGGAAGCATGGGAAATGGATTGAAAGCATTTTCTATATTTGATGAAATGATTAAATCAGGGCATCATCCAAGCCCATTCACATATGGAAGTATACTGAAAGGGCTATGCAAGGGTGGAAATTTGGGGGAGGCAAAGAAATTTTTGAAGAAACTCCACGGCATTCCATATGCTGTTGATACTGTTGTGTACAATACAATACTGCATGAGACATGTAAATCTGGAAATCTGCATGAGGCTGTTTCCCTTCTTGATGAGATGGTTGAGAATAACGTTCTGCCTGATAATTATACGTATGGTAGCCTTCTTGCTGGGTTATGTTGGAAGGGAAAAATTGTTGCTGCCATCCTGTTGTTCGGGAAAGTGATGGAAAAGGTGACTCTCTCACAAAGTGCAACGATGTATACCTGTCTAGTGGATGGCCTTTTCAAGACCGGCCAGTCAAAGGCTGCTTCATATCTCTTTGAAGAGATGGAAAACAAAGGTTTATACTCAGATACTATTGCTTGCAATGTAATGATAGATGGATACTCAAGGATGGGAAAAATGACGAAGGCAAAAGAACTCTTTTCAACTATGGGGAGCCAAAGATTGCCCCCTAATTTGGATACATATAATATTCTCTTGCATGGATACTCGAAAAACCGGGACCTCTTGACATGCTCTGGTTTATACAAGAAAATGATCCGGGCTGGATTATATCCTGATAAAATGACATTCCACTCTCTTATTCAGGGATTATGTGAGTCTGGTATGTTGGATATTGGCCGCAAAATGTTGAATAAGATGATAATGGAAGGTGCTGCAGCTGATCAGTTAACATTTAACATGCTTATTAGAAAGTTTTCGGAGACTGGTAAGGTGGGGAAGGCCTGTGATCTTGTTGGGGTCATGGATATGTTAGGGGTTTCTGCTAATATAGAAACCCATGGTGCAATCTTGAATGGACTATTTAGATGCTCGAATTTCCAAGCATCCTGTGTTCTTCTTTATGAAATGTTGGCCAAAGGTTTCACTCCTGAGCATACACATTATATCACCCTAATTAATGGTATGTGCAGAGTGGGAGATATACAAGGAGCATTCGAGCTAAAAGATCAGATGGGAGCTCTTGGTGTCACTTCACGTGACATTGCTGAGAGTGCTATGGTTAGAGGGCTAGCGAAATGTGGGAAGATTGAAGACGCCATGCTTGTTTTTGATCACATGCTTCGGATGAAACTCATTCCAACGACTGCTACTTTTACTACTTTGATGCACATGTTCTGTAAAGAAGCCAACCTTGAAGAGGCTCTAAAACTGAGGGGCGTAATGGAACGTTGTGGTCTGAAGCTTGATGTTCCAGTGTTTAATGTTCTGATTTCAGGCCTTTGTGCTAATGGCGATGTTGTGGCTGCATTTGCGCTTTATAAGGAGATGAAACAAAGAGGGCTGCTGCCCAACGTGACAACATATACTCTGCTCGTTGGTGCTGTTTCTGCCGAAAATAATCTTATCGAAGGTGAACAACTTTTGGAAGATTTATGTGAAAGGGGATTGATATCTGGAAATTGGGATGGAAACGCCCTAACGCTACATGAGGTTTTGATGATTGCAATGCAAAAACTCAATTCTTTGAGGCGCATAAAAGGAACTAATACTAAGACGTGTAGTGAATCAACATAA
- the LOC103422506 gene encoding protein NOI4: MSEKGRPLPKFGEWDVNDPASAEGFTVIFNKARDEKKTGGKPESPGKADPNIRQGGGMDPGTGRPSSKKWFCCLHQPQTES, encoded by the exons ATGTCG GAAAAAGGCAGGCCACTCCCAAAATTTGGTGAATGGGACGTCAATGATCCTGCTTCGGCTGAGGGGTTTACTGTGATCTTTAACAAGGCTAGGGATGAGAAGAAGACAGGTGGAAAACCCGAGTCACCAGGAAAGGCTGATCCTAATATCAGGCAGGGAGGAGGAATGGATCCTGGCACTGGCAGGCCTTCATCT AAAAAATGGTTTTGCTGCCTTCATCAACCACAGACCGAGTCTTGA
- the LOC103422505 gene encoding transmembrane emp24 domain-containing protein p24beta2-like — MKVGFSNCAAVLLLTFLLSLEAAFGIRFVIDREECFSHNVQYEGDTVHISFVVIKVDASWHHTQDGVDLMVKGPSGDKIHDFRDKTTEKYDFVAHHKGIHQFCFTNKSPYHETIDFDIHVSHFTYYDQHAKDEHFNPLLEQVSKLEEALYNIQFEQHWLEAQTERQAIANEAMGRRAIHKVFFESAALVGASLLQVFLLRRLFERKLGMTRV; from the exons ATGAAAGTTGGGTTTTCGAATTGTGCTGCTGTTTTGCTGCTGACATTTTTGTTGAGCCTAGAAGCAGCTTTTGGAATCAGATTTGTGATTGACAGAGAAGAGTGCTTCTCTCATAATGTTCAATACGAAGGAGATACCGTCCACATTTCTTTCGTTGTTATTAAGGTTGATGCGTCGTGGCATCATACTCAAGACGGTGTTGATCTCATG GTGAAGGGGCCTTCCGGTGACAAGATTCATGATTTTCGTGACAAGACTACCGAGAAGTATGACTTTGTCGCTCATCACAAAGGAATCCATCAGTTTTGCTTCACTAACAAGTCTCCTTATCATGAAACCATAGATTTCGATATACATGTTAGCCATTTTACGTACTATGATCAACACGCAAAAGATG AGCACTTTAATCCGTTGTTAGAACAGGTATCAAAGTTAGAGGAGGCTCTTTATAACATTCAATTTGAGCAGCATTGGCTAGAGGCTCAGACCGAACGACAGGCAATAG CAAACGAAGCAATGGGCCGGAGGGCGATCCATAAGGTTTTCTTCGAATCAGCAGCCCTTGTTGGTGCCAGTCTTCTCCAAGTTTTCCTACTTCGCCGCCTTTTTGAACGGAAGCTTGGGATGACCAGAGTCTAG